GTGTCCTGCATGACGTCCATGGCGTCGGCCTCGTGGCGGCAGAGCTGCTGGCCGAAGCGCCGCACCGAGGGGCTGAGCTCGGTGAGCAGCGCCTGCATGGCCGCGCCGTCACCGCTCTTGGCCCGCTCGAGGAGCGCCTGGTCGCTATGCGCCGCTGACTTCGGGTTCGCCATGCGGCTCAACGTAGCAGCTCGCGCCTTCGCTCTCCATCCGGGCGCGCTTCTCCTGGTGGCTGCGGAGCGAGTAGTACAGCAGCGGGACGGTCATGCGCGACAGCAGCAGCGAGGCCACCTCGCCCGCCATCAGCGCGATGGCCAGGCCCTGGAAGATGGGGTCGAACAGGATGACGCCCGCGCCCACGATGACGGCGGCGGCGGTCAGCACCATGGGCCGGAAGCGCACGGCGCCCGCGTCCACCACGGCCTCCTCGAGGGGCATGCCCTCCGCCAGGCGCAGCTCGATGAAGTCCACGAGGATGATGGAGTTGCGCACCACGATGCCGGCGCCGGCGATGAAGCCGATCATGGACGTGGCGGAGAAGAACGCGCCCAGCAGGCCGTGGGCCGGCAGGATGCCCACCAGCGAGAAGGGGATGGCGGACATGATCACCACCGGCACCAGGTACGAGCGGAACCACGCCAGCACCAGCACGTAGATGAGCACCAGCACCACCGCGAACGCCACGCCCAGATCTCGGAAGACCTCGTACGTGATGTGCCACTCGCCGTCCCACTTCACGGTGTAGCGGCTCGTGTCGCTCGGCTGCTCGGCGGTCAGCTGCTCGATGGCGTAGCCCTCGGGCAGCACGATGGCGTCGAGCGCGGGCCCGAGCTCCAGCATGGCGTACACGGGGCTCTCGATGGCGCCCGCCACGTCGCCGGTGACGTACACCACGGGCAGCAGGTTCTTGTGATAGATGCTGTGCTCTTGGACGCCGTCCTCGGCGCGCACGAGCTCGCGCAGCGGCACCACGCGCCCTCCGGTGCCCACCATGGGGGTCGCCAGCAGGCGGTCACGGTCCGAGCGCGTCGCGCGGTCGAGCTGCACCAGGATGGGCACGTCGCTGGGCATGCGCTCGTCGTGCAGGCGGCCCACCGGCTCACCCGCCAGCGCCAAGCGCAGCGTGCGGGCGATCTCGGCCTCGCTCACGCCGTGCATCGCGGCCTTCTCGTCGTCCACCACGAAGCGGCGCTCGGCCTGGGCGGTCTCCATGAACACGTCCACGTCCACCACTCCGTCGAGCGCGTTCATCGCGTCGCGGATCTGCCCGGCCACCGTGATCTGCCGCTCGTAGTCCGGGCCGTACACCTCGGCCACCAGCGTCTGCAGCACGGGCGGCCCCGGCGGCACCTCGGTGACCTGGATGGTGGCGCCGAAGCGCTCGGCCACCGGCAGCAGCTGCTCGCGCAGCGCGCGCGCGATGTCGTGGCTCTGGGCGTCACGGTCGTGCTTGGGCAGCAGGTTCACCACGATGTCGGCCAGGTGGCTGCCCTGTCGCAGGTAGTAGTGGCGCACCAGCCCGTTGAAGGTGATGGGGCCGGACGTGCCCACGTAGCTCTGGTAGCTGACCACCTCGGGCTGCGCGCGCACCACGTCGGCCAGCGCGCGCGTCACTCGCGCCGTGTCCTCGAGGGTGGTGCCCTCGGGCATGTCCACCATCACCTGGAACTCGCTCTTGTTGTCGAAGGGCAGCATCTTCACCTTCACCCAGCCCACGGCCACCAGCAGCAGGCTGCCCACCAGCAGCACCTGGATGCCGATCAAGAAGGTCCAGCGCGCGCGCCGGCTGCGGATCAGGAACCCCACGAAGCGACGGTACGCGCGAGTGGAGCGGCCCTCCTGCTCGTGGGCGTGGTGCCCGCCACTGCCGTCTGCGTGGGCTCCGGAGCCGCGCTTCAGCAGGCGCACCGAGGCCCACGGCGTGACCGCGAACGCGACCACCAGCGAGAAGATCATGGCCGCCGCGGCGCCCACCGGGATGGGGCGCATGTAGGGGCCCATCAGGCCACCCACGAACGCCATGGGCAGGATGGCGGCGATGACCGTCATGGTGGCGAGGATGGTGGGGTTGCCCACCTCGTCGGTGGCGCGCACCGCGATCTCCAGCAGCGGTCGGCCTTGGTTCTCGGGCAGGCGGTAGTGCCGCGCGATGTTCTCGACCACCACGATGGCGTCGTCCACCAGGATGCCGATGCTGAAGATCAGCGCGAACAGCGTGATGCGGTTCAGCGTGTACCCGTACAGGTAGAAGACGGTGAGCGTGAGGGCGAGCGTGGCCGGGATGGCCAGCATCACGATCAGGGCCTCGCGGCGCCCGAGCGCGATCAGGATCAAGAGCGCCACGCCCACGACGGCGACGCCCATGTGCAGCAGCAGCTCGTCGCTCTTCTCGGCCGCGCTCTCGCCGTAGTCGCGCGTCACGCTCACCTGCACGTCGCTCGGCACCAGCGTCCCGCGCAGGGTCTCGAGCTTGGCCATCACGGCGGCCACCACGGCCACGGCGTTGGTGCCCTCACGCTTCGACACGGCGATGGTCACGGCGGGCCACTCGCTCTCGCCCGCCCGCGCGGCCACCTCGTCGTGCTCTGCCGCAGCGCCTGCACCGAAGCGCACGTAGCTGGCGGGCTCGGCGCCACCGTCCACCACCTCGGCCACGTCGCGCAGGTACACGGGCCGGCCTTCCCACGCGCCGATCACCACGCTGCGCACGTCGTCCGCGTTCTCGAGCGCCGTGCCCGTCTCCACCAACAGCTCGTGCCCGCCCTCGGCCACCGAACCCGCCGGCATGCGCGCGTTCTGCGAGGAGAGCGCCTGCGTCACGGCGAGGGCCGACAGCCCGCGGGCGCTCAGCAGCTCGGGGTCCAGCAGCACGCGCACCTGGCGCGTCTCGCCGCCGATGACCTGTACGTCGGTCACGTCCGGCACTTGCTTCAACTCGGCGCGCAGCTCGTCGGCCACCTGCCGCAGCTGGGCGCTGTCGTAGCGCTCGCTGAAGAGCGTGATGGCCAGCACCGGCACGTCGTCGATGAAGCGCGGCCGGATGAGCGGCGCGCTCGCCTCGCTCGGCAGGCGGTCGGCGTGCGCGGCCAGGCGGTCACGCACGCGCAAGATGGCGTCCTCTTCGCTGGCGCCCACCTCGAAGCGCGCGATGACCAGGCTGCGGCCCGGGCTGGACGTGGAGTACACGTACTCCACCCCGGGGACCTCTTGCACCAAGCGCTCCACGGGCGAAGACACGCGCTGCTCCACCTCGCGGGCCGTGGCGCCGGGCAGGGCGATGAAGATGTCCACCATGGGCACCTTGATCTGCGGCTCCTCCTCGCGCGGCAGCAGCTGCACCGCGAAGGCGCCCAGGGCCACGGCGCTCACGATGAGCACGGGCGTGAGCTTGTTGCCGATGAAGGCGCGGGCGAGGCGCCCAGCCATGCCCAGCGGGGCTTGCTCGGTCTGCGGTTCGGGGGTCACTGGCTCACCTCCACACGGTCGCGATCACGGAGGCTGCTCGGGGGGGCGACCACCACCACCTCGCCTGGGGAGAGTCCAGAGAGCACGGCCACGCGGTCACCCTGCGCGGCGCCCAGCGTCACGAGCCGGAGCTCTGCGATGCCGTCGTCCACCACGAACACGCGGTCGAGCGAGCCGCGCGCGCTGACGGCCTCGAGCGGCACGGTCAGCTGGTCGCGCGCCTGCCGTGGGAAGTGCACCCGCGCGAACATGCCGGCGCTGAGGCCCTCGAGCGCGTCGCTCGGCAGGTCCACCTTCACCACGAAGGCGCGGGCGGCGGCGTCCACCTGCGGCGAGACCTCGCCCACCGTCCCGGTGAGCACGCGCGCGTTCGCGTCCACGTGCACCTCCACTTGCTGGCCCAGCTGCACGCTGCCGGCCAAGGACTCGGGCACGGCCACCTCCACGCGCAGGCCACCTTCCTGCTCCAGCACGTAGAGGGGCGCTCCGGGAGCGGCCAGCTCGCCCACCTGGGCGGGCCGCGCCAGGACCACGCCGTCGAAGGGCGCCCGCACGCGGGTGTAGTCGAGCGCCGCGCGTGCCGACAGCACCATCGCCCGGCTCTGCGCGATGTGGGAGTCGGCGCGGCTCATGCCCGAGCGGCTCGCCTCGTATTGTGCCTCGGCGGCGCGGAAGGCCGTCTCGGCCTCGTCCGCCTGCTGCTGCGACACGGCGTGGTCGGCCCGCAGCGCGCGCATGCGCTCGTGAGTGGTGCGCGCCAGCTGCAGGGCAGCCTCGGCCGCCTGCGACTGTTGCTCGTACTGCGCGCGGGCGGCCTGCGCCTCGAGCGTGCCGGCGTTGGCCTGCAGGAGCCCTGCACGCGGGTCGGCGTCGTCCAGCGTGGCCAGCAGCTGGCCGCGCACCACGCGCTCGCCCACGGCCACGTCCAGGGTCTCCACGTAGCCCATCATGCGGCTCGTGAGCGTGGCGGTGTTGAGACCACGGACCGTGCCCGTGACGATGTAGCTCGACGCCACTGGGCCCTCGCTGGCCTCGGCCACGCGGACCTGCGCGGGCGGCGGAGGCGTGTCGTGCGAGTCGCCGGGGTCTGCCGAGGCTGCGCCGCACGCGGTCAGGAAGAGCGCGCCGAGCGGCAGGGTGAGCGAGCGGTACGACGGGATGGTGAGCAGCTTCTTCATGGGGAGACCTCATCGGGGTTGACGTTGATGCCGCCGAGCGCGACCGCGAGGTCCACGCGTGCCAGCTCGCGGGCATGGCGCGCTGCCAAGAGGCGCAGCTCGGTGTCCAGCAGAGCGGCCTGACTGCGCACCAGCGCGGCCGCGTCGCTCCTGCCGTTGTCCATTCGTTGGCGCTCGAGCGTGGCCGCGCTGCGGGCCAGCTCCACGCTGCGGGCGGCGACCGTGAGCCCCGCCTCGCGGGCCTCGAGCGCCAGCTGAGCCTGGCGGATGCGCAGGCGCACGGCCGACACGGCGCTCTGGGTGCTCACGCGCACGGCGTCGAGGTCCGCCTCGGTGGCGCGGCGCTGGGCCAGATCCTGGAGGCCGTTGAAGAGGTTCACCTGCAGCACCAGGCCCACCGTCCAGCTCTCCCCGTGCTGCCCGCCCACCAGCTGCGAGCGGTGGCTCTGCAGCTCGGCGGCAGCCGCCAGCACTGGCGCGAAGCGCGCGAGCGAGGCGCGATGCGCGGCGGCGGCAGCGGCCTCGGTGGCCTCGGCGCGGCTCACCTCGGGGTGCTCGTGAAGGGGCAGTTGGTCCACGCTCAGGCGCGTCATCGCTCCCACATGGCCACCGTCATCCTCGGTCTCGGGGAGCGTCGAGCTCAGCTCGGTCGTCTGGTCGAGCGGCAGTCCCAGCGCGTGCTGGAGCGCCGCGGCGGCGGCCTCCGCCTCCCCACGCGCCTCGATGCTGCGCTGCTCCATGCTGGCCACGTGCAGCTCCACCGTCATGAGGTCGAGCTCGGTGGCCATCTCGTTGCGCAGCATGGAGCGCACCCTCTCCGCGTCGGCGCGGGCCGCCTCGAGCGCCACGGTGGCGACGCGCGCGCCTTCGCTGGCCAGCTGCGCCCCGTAGTACGCGCGGGCCACTCCGGCGGCGAGCTCGAGCTCGGCCTGGGTGACGGACGCCGCCGCGGCGCGGCTCTGCTCGCGTGCAGCGCGTGCGCCGAACCAGCCCTCGGCGTGCACCAGCGGCACCTGCAGGGTCAGGCGAGAGGCGTGGTCCGTGATGGCGCTCGGCCCGTTCAGGGCGGGGAGGGCCAGGTCCGCCGCGCCGAAGCGACCCTGTAGCAGCCGCGTCCCGAACGCGTACACGGGCTGGTCACCCCGCATGAGCGCCTGCTCGAAGTCGAGCCGCGGGAGCAGCCGACCGCGGGCCCCCATGACTTCAGCCTCGCGGCGGGTAGCCAGCGAGCGCGCCCCGGCCAGGCGGGGGTCGTGCTGGCGTGCGAGCTGGACGGCGTCGTCCAGGGTGAGCGCGCGCTGCGTTTGCGCCGCGGCAGGGCTAGCCGCGGACCAGGCCAGGGCGGCCAGCAGCGGGAGGGTGAGTCGGTCGAGGCGGGGCATGCCGGTGGGAGCCAGCCGCCCGCGGAAAGGGTTCGCTGCGGATACACAAAAGCAGCTCGCCGAGTCAGACTGGGACTTCCGCGCCCCCAAATGGGGAGCCGCAGGCCTCCTCATGGACCACCCCTACGAGTTCCGAAAGCCCGACTTCACCGGTGAAGTGGACCCCGCCCACTACCTGCGGGCCACACCCGAGGACGCCACCTGCAAAGGCCTCTACTTCCACAGCATGCTGGACATGATGGCCAAGCTGCCCAAGGACCGGGTGGCGGACATCGTCATCGAGCGCCCGCGCTACCTGCCCTTCTTGGACTACCCGTTGCGCGAGCACATGCGCCTGTCCTTTGCGCTGGTGCCGCGGCTCTTTCCCGGCAAGCCCACGCGCCAGGCCTTCCGTGAGATGGGCTGGAAGGCGTTCCCCGACTTCTCCGCCACCATGCTCGGTCGGGTGGTGTTCGGCGTCCTGGGCGACGACCTGCAGCGTGCCTTCGAGTCCGGCCCGCGCGCCATCGCGCAGAGCATCAAGCCAGGGCTCGCGGTGATCAACACCCTGGGCGAGCGCCACATGCGCATGGAGTACTACGACATCTTCGGGATCCTCGACCCCTACTACATCGGCGTGGTCGAGGGCATGGTGCGCCACTACGGCTTCGAGCCGGACGTGCGCATCCACACGATGGATATCGCGAACGCGGTCCTCGACGTAAAGTGGTGAGCACTGCTCGCCCTCTACGCTTCCTTGGAGTCCCCGTGATCCGAACCGCTTCGTCTGCCGTCCCTCGCCCGTCCCGCCGCTTGCTGGTCTTCCTCGTCGCTGCGCTGACCGCTGGCTGTGTGGGTGCGCTGCCTCCGACCACTGCGCCCGAGGCGGAGGAGGCCGACCCTGCGGCAGGGCCCTCGCGTTCGTTGCCGGCGCTCCCCGCGCGCGTGGTGGCGGGAGGTCACACCGGCCCCGTTCTGGACGCCAGCTTCAGCCACGACGGTGCCTCGCTCATCACCGCGGGCTCCGACGGCCACGTCCACGTGTGGGACATCGCCACGGGCGTGCGCACTGTGAGCCTCGAGCCGCACCCCGGCCCCGTGAGCGCCGCACGTCTCAGCCCCGACGGTCTCACGCTCGTCACCCTGGCTGCCGACTCCCAGCTCCGCGTGTTCAGCACGCGCTCCGGCGAGCTGCGGGCCACGCTCCCCAACCAGTCGGGGCGCCTCGAGGCCGCCACCTTCAGCCCCGACAGCAGCGCCATCGTCACCGGCAGCACCGACGGCACCGCCAGCATCTGGGACACGCAGACCGGCGGCCTGCGCCGCACGCTGGACTCCCATGGCGACCAGGTCACCAGCGCCACGTTCAGCGACGACGGGCACTTCGTCCTCACGGCCAGCCACGACGGCAGCGCCAACGTCTGGGACACCCGCACGGGTGCCCTGCGCGTGACCGTGGAGGGCCACATGGACGTGCTCAGCATCGCCGACTTCAGCCCCGATGGGCGCAGCATCCTGACCGGCAGCCCCGATGGGTCCGCGAAGGTCTGGGATGCGAGCACCGGGCGCGTGCGCACGTCGCTGCTGGGGAGCACGGCCACCCTCCTGTCCGCCAGCTTCAGCCCCTTCGGGCCGTTGGCCATGACCGCGAGCGCCGACGGCACCGTGCGCGTCTGGGACATCCACAGCGGTGAGCAGC
This sequence is a window from Sandaracinaceae bacterium. Protein-coding genes within it:
- a CDS encoding DUF2378 family protein, which gives rise to MDHPYEFRKPDFTGEVDPAHYLRATPEDATCKGLYFHSMLDMMAKLPKDRVADIVIERPRYLPFLDYPLREHMRLSFALVPRLFPGKPTRQAFREMGWKAFPDFSATMLGRVVFGVLGDDLQRAFESGPRAIAQSIKPGLAVINTLGERHMRMEYYDIFGILDPYYIGVVEGMVRHYGFEPDVRIHTMDIANAVLDVKW
- a CDS encoding efflux RND transporter permease subunit, whose product is MAGRLARAFIGNKLTPVLIVSAVALGAFAVQLLPREEEPQIKVPMVDIFIALPGATAREVEQRVSSPVERLVQEVPGVEYVYSTSSPGRSLVIARFEVGASEEDAILRVRDRLAAHADRLPSEASAPLIRPRFIDDVPVLAITLFSERYDSAQLRQVADELRAELKQVPDVTDVQVIGGETRQVRVLLDPELLSARGLSALAVTQALSSQNARMPAGSVAEGGHELLVETGTALENADDVRSVVIGAWEGRPVYLRDVAEVVDGGAEPASYVRFGAGAAAEHDEVAARAGESEWPAVTIAVSKREGTNAVAVVAAVMAKLETLRGTLVPSDVQVSVTRDYGESAAEKSDELLLHMGVAVVGVALLILIALGRREALIVMLAIPATLALTLTVFYLYGYTLNRITLFALIFSIGILVDDAIVVVENIARHYRLPENQGRPLLEIAVRATDEVGNPTILATMTVIAAILPMAFVGGLMGPYMRPIPVGAAAAMIFSLVVAFAVTPWASVRLLKRGSGAHADGSGGHHAHEQEGRSTRAYRRFVGFLIRSRRARWTFLIGIQVLLVGSLLLVAVGWVKVKMLPFDNKSEFQVMVDMPEGTTLEDTARVTRALADVVRAQPEVVSYQSYVGTSGPITFNGLVRHYYLRQGSHLADIVVNLLPKHDRDAQSHDIARALREQLLPVAERFGATIQVTEVPPGPPVLQTLVAEVYGPDYERQITVAGQIRDAMNALDGVVDVDVFMETAQAERRFVVDDEKAAMHGVSEAEIARTLRLALAGEPVGRLHDERMPSDVPILVQLDRATRSDRDRLLATPMVGTGGRVVPLRELVRAEDGVQEHSIYHKNLLPVVYVTGDVAGAIESPVYAMLELGPALDAIVLPEGYAIEQLTAEQPSDTSRYTVKWDGEWHITYEVFRDLGVAFAVVLVLIYVLVLAWFRSYLVPVVIMSAIPFSLVGILPAHGLLGAFFSATSMIGFIAGAGIVVRNSIILVDFIELRLAEGMPLEEAVVDAGAVRFRPMVLTAAAVIVGAGVILFDPIFQGLAIALMAGEVASLLLSRMTVPLLYYSLRSHQEKRARMESEGASCYVEPHGEPEVSGA
- a CDS encoding efflux RND transporter periplasmic adaptor subunit, coding for MKKLLTIPSYRSLTLPLGALFLTACGAASADPGDSHDTPPPPAQVRVAEASEGPVASSYIVTGTVRGLNTATLTSRMMGYVETLDVAVGERVVRGQLLATLDDADPRAGLLQANAGTLEAQAARAQYEQQSQAAEAALQLARTTHERMRALRADHAVSQQQADEAETAFRAAEAQYEASRSGMSRADSHIAQSRAMVLSARAALDYTRVRAPFDGVVLARPAQVGELAAPGAPLYVLEQEGGLRVEVAVPESLAGSVQLGQQVEVHVDANARVLTGTVGEVSPQVDAAARAFVVKVDLPSDALEGLSAGMFARVHFPRQARDQLTVPLEAVSARGSLDRVFVVDDGIAELRLVTLGAAQGDRVAVLSGLSPGEVVVVAPPSSLRDRDRVEVSQ
- a CDS encoding TolC family protein, with protein sequence MPRLDRLTLPLLAALAWSAASPAAAQTQRALTLDDAVQLARQHDPRLAGARSLATRREAEVMGARGRLLPRLDFEQALMRGDQPVYAFGTRLLQGRFGAADLALPALNGPSAITDHASRLTLQVPLVHAEGWFGARAAREQSRAAAASVTQAELELAAGVARAYYGAQLASEGARVATVALEAARADAERVRSMLRNEMATELDLMTVELHVASMEQRSIEARGEAEAAAAALQHALGLPLDQTTELSSTLPETEDDGGHVGAMTRLSVDQLPLHEHPEVSRAEATEAAAAAAHRASLARFAPVLAAAAELQSHRSQLVGGQHGESWTVGLVLQVNLFNGLQDLAQRRATEADLDAVRVSTQSAVSAVRLRIRQAQLALEAREAGLTVAARSVELARSAATLERQRMDNGRSDAAALVRSQAALLDTELRLLAARHARELARVDLAVALGGINVNPDEVSP